TTTCATCATCAGAGGGTTATGATTAAAAACTAATCAGATAAGAACATTTAACTGGCATGACTATCCATTTTATTACATGTTTTCACTTTTTACCAACGTCGTACAATCAATCCCCGTGTGTTCTTTTCTACAATATCAACTTTCAAACTGGGAAAGTTTGAGTGAGTTTGATATGATCAAGAGTTTTCTTCAAACCATACTTGGAAACTGCCTGCTCTCCCACCCTGAACCCATCTCCATAGGCTTGTGAATCATCCAGTTCGATTTGGCGTATGAAACATTCGCCAAGTTTCTTCTCTATTTCACTCAGTTTCTTGTCCTTGTTTGAACGTGGAGGTCGCAGGGAAGAAGATGAACTAGCAGCACCCATGGCAGTTTCAGATCCCACATTGATTTTGGATTTCAGCCACATGTGAGCTAGGACTTGGCAGATACCTTCTTCAATTTCTGGTTTTAGATTCGGATAACCTTGAAGCCTTAACCAAGCATGCATCATCTCATGTGCTAGAATGGATCCTGTCAACAACCTGTGTAAAAGGAAATATGTGTGAAATCAATCGCATGCACTTACTTTCAAAATGGACGAACCATTTGTGAAGATATGTAAAGGTCTTAGTTGTCCTAACAAATAGTTTCGAAATTGTGCCCTATACTTAACTTGCGTAGATTAAGTCCTTGGCTACTGAACAAAAAGTGCCAAGCCTTTGAAGACTTAGTTATGAGATATCTGGATGGTTGGAGGATCAGGAGACACGTGATACGTACTTCGAAAACGAGATATTAATCATAAAAgtgaataattatataaaaaaatgctCGATGATCTTTTGTTTGAGAAGATGGTAGGAAGAGACAAACATAATCAGACATTTTACTATTTCAGTCTAGACGTAAACAAAATTATACTATCGCGAAGATACATAAAAGTTTATTGTCCTAGCAAACTATGACAacccaaaaacttaaacttaacAACTTTCTTATATGTTCTGAACAAATATGGTACCTGGGAAGGCCATATAGGATGAGTATAGCCGTAACTTCACAATTACGAACAAGTCTGCGTTGCTTTGTGAGTAACTCAAGGATTGAACGACTCCCAATATGTTTCATCTCATGAATCTACTAGCAATAATGATCATGATCAAAGCAATTCAATTCAgtcaaattcaaaaacaattattttaataaaacgGTCTTATATATTGAGGTTAAATAGAGATAAAGAGATCGAAATTCTAACAATTGGAATGGTTTGCTCTTCTGACAAGCAGAGCCCACGAGTTTCGGATAAATGGTGATGTCCCTGATCCAAACAAACGAATAAAGGATTGGTGTGACAAAAAGGGTAACATTCCATGAAGAACCAAAAGAGAAGCCTCGGTGTCACTTACATTCTTTTCCCCTTCCATGGCATTGTTCAATGCTTCCCTTTCAACCATCCCCAATGGAATTTCTTGGTTAAGTTTCATGTTTAAACTTGAGAAGAATTCTTGTATCTCATGGAAGAGAGGCTGGCACTCATTGGTGTCCATAATCTTGAAGCTAGAACAGTTTGGACACAAGCTTCTGCCATCTTTAAGTAGAATGTAGTTGATTCCTTTTGGCTGCATGAAAGAGTAAGCTCACATTTGTGAGTATGGGacagagagagaaaagaaaagagagagagaatttaCCTGTAATCTTTCGCAACTAACACAAATGGAAGTTCCATCAGTTGCATGGGAAGGGCaatgtttttgtttccaaaaAGGATGCTCTCGAAATTCAACCACCCCATTACTATGTGGGATCTAACAGAAAAAACAcaagtgaaaaagaaatgcaGATGATGATGGTAAAGAACATTCTGCTGTGATATCATCGACTTTGGGCTTACGTCTacatagttttgtttttgaatcaCTGTGCTTGAGTGACTAGTActgatggttttttttttctttttttgaaagaaactgcttcattgagaagaaaatgaaataaatacaagggcacacaaaaaaaaaatccactaGAAAGACccaagaaagagagaaagagctCAAACCTAACTACAAAAGGGGACTCCAATCCAACCAAATCAAACCAAGGCCATACTTACAAAAGAGCCTATTAACGAACATTCACTAGGAGGTATTAAACCTAGCCTCCTTCCATACCTCCTCACTCGATCTCTCCACCTCTCTTGAAATTCTGTTATTTCTATCCATGTACCCCAAAAGAACAGATAAAAGTTTAGCATGCTGTagcactttgtttttctcacaAAAAGACGAAAAGAGGAGCACTTCTTCAACCACCtcatggattttttttcttacttgtACATCTAGGCCAACTAAGTTTTAACTGATATGGTACTATGCTTGATATTTTGATAAGAGAATCGATATgcaaacatcaaaatcattGAAGACTTGAAATTACTTACAAAGTTGTTGCATACATAGCATTTAGAATGCCTCAAATTCCTTGGACAAGATGTGTGATAAGGTCGATTTTCAAACATGCATAACTGTCACAAATCATCAGACATATAATCATCAAATTTAAGGATAGATTACTTAGGATTCCACAAATTTAACAAAGCCCAAGATTTCTTCCCTCCTTTAAAGCTACCTCATCATCTTTGATTAGTTGTTTGCAAGTATGACATACGAGACATTCTATATGCCAAACAATACCATTATGTTCGAAAACATGTTCGCGTATGCTTATCTCGGTATTGCATCTAGCACAGATTATCCTGCATAAAACATGCTGTGTCAAAAAAACCACACGATTAAGTGGTCAAGTTAAACATGCGTGTGCATTTCCGTACTAATTAAGATGAAGCCTAAACAGGCCAACCATTGATAAAACGAATTTAGAGAGGACAGAGTTTGCAGAAATTCAAAAGCAAGAGACCTGGTAAAGTTAAATATGACAAGTGGAAAGTTTTACTTGGATGCAGAGGCCAGAAAAGGTCGAGAGGAAGAAGCATGTGCACTGTTATTTGAAAGAGAACACTCCATGACTAAGCTCAGTTGCATTGCATTGGCGAGCtcctcatcttcttcaatttggGATGTGATGACTTTCATCTTTTGTTTCTCTAAAATGATAACATTATTTATCAAGACCTTGAACAAACTTTAATCTACCAAGATAAATGCAAAAAAACTTGAATCTTTAACATCATCACTTACCAATGATCAATGCTTCCTGCTTTACAGCTTCCATTTCTGAGAGCGATACTGCCTTAGCATAATCAACTTCCTCTTGATCATCAAATACGCCACCCTACagtttaattaatacaatataacaaaacaaaccaCCATGTTACTATCAAAAAGTGCCTTCCTTTAGTTTCATTGATGTAGAACAAAATTTGTGACAAAACTGACTTTTGAAATCAAgacaatttcaataaattaactCTCGAGAACAACTCGGAAGATGatttcaaaagtaattttgCAAGCAATAGATTTCAgaagaaatgatgaaaaaaaaagtaaatatatagaaagtgttgcttaattttacatttaaatgtTGAAACAGGTGCAGAAGTGAGAAGTTCTCATGTCCACTTCTGCCGTGATTACTTCTTAAGGCACTTTCAATATTGCTTGTCCACTCCATAGTTTCAGATGAAATCAACCTGCAACAATTCACTATTTTATTcatagtataaaaaaaaaatttgaaatcaaatcacCAGATTAAGGATCTAATCTCATTTTTTGAGTTTAGCATTTAAAACAGGAATCAAACAAATCTCATCAACTTTTTGTATCTGGTTAcactacaaattaaaaatcatgaccttcaaacatatttaaacACAAATCAAAGTAATATTGCCTATATCCCTTCACAATCTATTATGTTTAATGCCCTAATTGCTGTCTTAACACTCTCTCAATATTTCAACACCTTCACTGTTCTCATAAACaagacaaaacaaaaagatcaTTCATTAGAAGTACTTCatatacaacaaaaaaaaaaatagcccCTCAGtttctttctaatattttCCCTTCAAACCACTgtaaaagtttctaaattgataaaaaaaaaaaattcatataaacCAGATTACCCCCCAacttgtttctttcttcttctcttcagTTAAAGCAGGGggaaatgagaagaaaaaaaaggccaAAACATTGCCAAGAAGTGATGTTTTTGCTTATTTTCTACTTGCCCATATAAGttaaacttgaaaattcatCAGAAATGAAAGAactttataagaaaaaaatcataccTTCTTTGCTTGAAATGAAGATTGAGATCctaagaagaagagatgatatttaaaagaagGTGATTTCAGTCAAGCgaaaagagggagagagaaagaaagaggaaatgACTGAAGAATCTCAATCAAAGGTAGAGATTTGATAagttatatatacaaaatgagATCATAAAGAAGCCATAAAACATGCACATATGTCCATAAACTCATtgataaaaaaggaaactaGAAAACACAactatgaaaattatttacttttaataatctcaagatacaaatatgaaatacTTTCGTTACTTATCTAGTACATCTAACCGTATAAAACTACCGGCGgccaaataatttattagaaaGAGATGGCTAAgagtaataattttttcaatggAAAGAGTCTGTTCATGGACTGAGAAACATATTGAAAAGGAGGTGGGGTAATGAAAACTACTtgattatttgtatttttgtgtctttttttcaaaagggAGGGAAAAAGGAGgaaatttgttaataaaagATATCCAATTATGAGATTCCAAAAGCTGAGTTTGCCAATTGAGTTTGGTTTGGCAAAGGACACTCTCACTTACTATAATGAAGGTTCCTGGATGATGCCTAAAGCCATAcatatgattttgttattttccacaacttcatttcatttgttttcttgtgtTGTGTCTGCATTCTCTTCCACCAAAATGTGGATGAAGTGATAAAATTTcactataaaaacaatataaggATTAGAACTTCACCAATAATAACTTCAACCAAGTACTAAGTCATTTGAACAATGTTTAGGATAccaatttgaaattgattgaTAGCTCACTTGGGATTTAGGACAtgtgttaaaaaaatgaggataaatattattttaaacctCCATTTTGCTCGTACAATTTACAActtaattgttaaaataaacaGCTCTTCCTCACCCCCTAATGTTTCTAAAGACTTCAACAATCGACCACTGCCTCCAATAATTAACTACTTCGACTACCTTCAAAATTTAGGGAGATCAGTATGTACAAATCTATGAGTTTGTTGGTAGGATTAagaatttgacaattttgtaaattattaaatgtaaGCATTTTTATAAAGTAAACATTGTTTAAAGTATTTTGCAAACACAACAATTTAAAACCATGAAAAAAGGGACTTGTGAAAATTATACAATGTTATATGGGTTGGGAGGTCCACATAGCCCAATAGTATTGGGTCAAACAAAAAGcccaaataaatcaaaatctttaaattgttatttccTAATTCACCCTCCTAGGTTAAACCACCAATTATTTCCAAATTcactcaaatttcaaaatcaattcctTCAACTCTAGAAATTACTagaatcttttttcttctctcttcaacATTACGCAACTAAAGAATAAATGTAGATGAAAACTGATATATTATGTACTAAAGTATCGTACATACATCTATGTactttaaattacatttttttactcCAAATTAACTATTCAAAGAAACCTTTTACACTTGTCttgaacattttctttaatagcAATCCAGGTAAGGGAAAACTCAACACCACAAATGTGGATTATCatacaaaattatacatatgaAGTGATACACACgaatgaatttaaaatgtttgtgaGGATGTATATAAAATGTTGCAATACATTcatataattacttttttttaaaaaaaaacataaatatccCAGAAAGAAATCAAGTCTTTTATATGGATTATTTATGTGTTTAGTTTCCTTTTCTAATACaattgaattagaaaattttgagttggAATCCTCTTCAaccctaaaatatttttataattttttttttttgtaaaagagTTAAAAGGATTCGAATAACATACATCTTGATCGTTAATACATTTACACATCGACTATGCTCACTTTAATATCTATAATGTTAAGTTCAGTTGACCATCTActcatattcaaattttatccccactatttaaaaaggaaaacatgggaggaagaaaaaaagataacattataaaataaaaatgtattgaaTATGATTATCTTCGtcaaaaaatatagaaaaataaggaaggggtagttttaaaaaatatctacaaaatagaccatatttgcaattttttcaTAGAGTTGTATTTGAAATTCTAATAGATGAATAATGTTTATAATGTCAAATAacatagaagaaaaaaccactttaaaatttatttttagcaCAGTCTGTTGAGATCATATCATTTATGACTATTTCCGatgtaaattatatatatataaaaatgcaTTATAATGTTTGagataaatataaatagaaaggAGATGattattagaagaaaaaaaaaaggtcattGAATGGGTTGATGATaaatgaaaagtaatttttGCAACTTAATACGTAGAGTTTGGAgtgttacaaaaaaaaacgtGTTGTAGAAGTAAGTTATTGtgtatttagttatttatgaTTAGAATTGTGGcattgaagaaatatataaaatcgaaaataggaagaaaatgaacaaaaaatagaGGGAAATTAGAGTGAATATGGTTtgatggaaaaataaaaaatgagaaggTTTTGTTTGTATGTTAAATCTCATTTATAATGGAGTGTATTTCATaaagacaaaattgaaaagtttgtgttatttaatttacttagaagaaaaaaaagggcaTTGGTTAGGACAGACTGTCACCTGTGGGTTAGGAACACGTGGCAGGGAGGAAAAGAAGAGCCAATCCATTTTGGACCACGGTCACCACGTGGACACGGGGCCCACATAGTGCCGGCAATGCCCAGGTGgaagatatatatgtgtatcATCACTCCTGGACCACATCATCATCTCAAAGGGAAATAAGTAGTGGTCGTTTTCCTCCACGTGGGCCCACATTTAAAAGGCCAGCCAGCCACCCAGGCCCAACTTTCTCTACCTTCGAATATTATACCACTCCCCCCCTCTTCCCACTTTTCCACCTTTTCTTTCCATATATTatattcccttttttttcttcttctttttatatatttcacaaTATCAACCTATATATACccttttcaattctctcaaatatgtattttaatatttcaatatatatatcattaattcTCGTCTCCATGaacaaacaaatttgatcaacttttttaaaatggagtGATCAATTAGTTTGTTAGCAtcgtcatttttttttttttgtgaggCTTCATAAATCTCTATTCTTTCTCGTTATTGTCCTCATTAGAGAAAAATACACGCAAAAATCAAGCGTTGTCATTGTcatatatgaaaacaaatcaaagaTCTAGAGAtaagagaggaagaaataGAATGATAGGTGTGattagaaatgaagaaaaataaatactaaaagaatataaaatcttaattgttttttttttaattttaaatacagtaattatattcaaaataatcaattaaatatataataacaattttaagaaaattacaaatacaaacattataattattttttgtggAAGGGATGAAAGTACATTTTGAGGGATGTTTGAGTTGAATAACATTATTTGTGTATTGAAGTGTAAGAGAGTTtggaaataagaaaataaaagatatatattatgtatagaAAACATGTCCGAGAATTTTGGTCCCCATGTTAATGTAATAGTATGAAGAAAGTGACTGAGGGTGAGAAGGACATGGAGGCCTCTTCATTTCCCTCACAAATTCCAATACAAAACACAATTCACTATCATTTCACATTCTTCCTATTATACTTCTTTTTCCCTCCAAATTCCcaattattaacaaaatcttACCCTTCTATGATTCCATTCTCACACATTACTATTCTTTTCGATTTATGTCTAACCTATCTATTCCATCTTCTACAATCTTAATATTGGATTGAgacaatatattataataatatcttCATTACCGATTAAGGTCgatttcaaatcttttatgaattgaatttcttttttctttgcatgAAATTCCgttcataaacaaaaataaaccatatcataacaaaatttataatggCAATAACCACAAACAAAGACCTTTAGAACTAATGATAAGTAGTTCACACATGCATAAACttatctaattaataaattaattttcttttaatttggaaaagaGTAAAAGAATATTCATGATGCTCACATCCTATATACCTAAGATACTCTTCAACTAATAAtgcagatttttttttttaccaagtCATCAATCAAACAATCCACATTTGTGTTGACTGggctatatatatacttttattagtACACCTAATGCAATgtcatatttttataaattagtttAGAAATTTCATCTGCTAGGACTCAAGATGGTGACATCAAAATACATTTCTTAATTATCTTCTGCACATACTTTTCCTTTATCTAAATTGACActcaaacttttcattttattttgtttatatattcacATAATACACAACAAGACAaattaaccaattttttttattaattgaatcAAAAGCTCATTTGATATGGTAGTATATTAGATGAAGAAGGTCACttgttcaaatttttgtaataGCATATActaaacttttctttatttattaaccaAGTTAATAGGTTTATTGGTGTTTATATATACTcgagttgaaaattttaatctatataagttgtatttgaaatttgtaaatataaaaagaaaaggataaaatagtatattaaaggaattttgtaagttttgtttcaaaaaggAAATACTCGTACTATATACTAAAGTAAATTCGACTTTCCAATTTATACAAACTTAAACATATGgtcaaaatgttaaatatatacattataaaataatgGGTTTGCACACGAATTCAAAACTTTGATTTGTAacgtatttaatttaattataaggCATTGTCCTACGCATTTTTGGACCACATGGTAGAAATTAAaggaataaataataatgacattttctttttctctcttggTTGTGGAGCCAAAACgttttgtgtatatatatatatattattgaccTTGGATACACCTTTTTTAAGTATTGCATTCACACTTGGTAactattatttgaaaataaaatgtttcacaaaatgattttgaaaaaaagattgatCTAATTGCATGGAAATTTTATATATCGATATGCCAAAAtacattttacaattttgtttgttatatatgttttcatattCTGTATTGTTTTGACTATTAAATAACCTTGtaattatacttttatattcttttttaaaaaataatattatttggtagaaaaaaaaattactgaaaaatatttataaagtataaacaaatttgaaatctataattgtttgttatttaatcttagttcattttctttatattaattttaaaaagacgAGAGAGGAGAGAATAAAATTGAAGCAAATAGTGAGGAGGTTGCTTAGTAGAGGATCCATATGGTTAGGTTATTTAAAGGTTTATAAAGTGGTAGTTATAGCATAACCATCATTAGGTAAGCCTCACTGTTTCTTCCCCCAGAAAGATAAacatttgattgttttgttcATTTCATATCCAAACAagcaatttcaatttttgtctttctttcCGGTTgcatttatttcattaatatgtGTCATCATTTCAAACCCCTTCCCTCATTACCATCACTTTTatgtatttgatttaattaactCTAActaacacatatatatataatttaattaagctCAATGCCAAAGATTATCTACTTTTccaaactttataataatatgtgtgtCTTCCATTGGCTATTGACATGTGGCATGTgattttatatacatatattaataatcACTTGATTAACTCACATaatattctatttaaaaatctatttgaCTAAgat
This DNA window, taken from Cucumis sativus cultivar 9930 chromosome 6, Cucumber_9930_V3, whole genome shotgun sequence, encodes the following:
- the LOC101204053 gene encoding protein DA1-related 1, whose amino-acid sequence is MEWTSNIESALRSNHGRSGHENFSLLHLFQHLNGGVFDDQEEVDYAKAVSLSEMEAVKQEALIIEKQKMKVITSQIEEDEELANAMQLSLVMECSLSNNSAHASSSRPFLASASKIICARCNTEISIREHVFEHNGIVWHIECLVCHTCKQLIKDDELCMFENRPYHTSCPRNLRHSKCYVCNNFIPHSNGVVEFREHPFWKQKHCPSHATDGTSICVSCERLQPKGINYILLKDGRSLCPNCSSFKIMDTNECQPLFHEIQEFFSSLNMKLNQEIPLGMVEREALNNAMEGEKNGHHHLSETRGLCLSEEQTIPIIHEMKHIGSRSILELLTKQRRLVRNCEVTAILILYGLPRLLTGSILAHEMMHAWLRLQGYPNLKPEIEEGICQVLAHMWLKSKINVGSETAMGAASSSSSLRPPRSNKDKKLSEIEKKLGECFIRQIELDDSQAYGDGFRVGEQAVSKYGLKKTLDHIKLTQTFPV